The Sorangiineae bacterium MSr11954 DNA segment TGTGGCTGTAGGCGCCGACGGAGAGGGTCTCGGGTGAGATGGTCGCCGGCTGATCGGAGATGCTGTTGCAGCCGGAGCCCGAGTTACCGGCCGATGCCACGAAGAGCACGCCGGCCGCGGTCAGCGCTTGAACGACGGGGACCAAGTCGCGGCCGGTGCAGCCCTCGCTCGAAGGGCACCCCCACGAGTTGTTGATGACGTCCGGACGCTTCGAGGGATCGCCCGTGCTGGGATCGGCGCCTTGCGGGTAGGGCGCGAGGAACCACTGCGAGCACTCGATGTAGGTCGAGGGCTTGCCGTTGCCCGCATCCATGTTGCGGCAGGCGATCCATTTGGCGCCGGGCGCCATGCCAATTTGATTGCCGGCGCCGTCGTCGCCGACGATGGTGCCCACGGTGTGCGTCCCGTGATCGTTGTCGTCGCAGGGGGCGGAGAGGTTGAAGCCACACCGATTGCCGCTGGCGCCCGAGCGGATGGCGTCGTGCCAGCTGTATCGGTGATCGGCGGTGGTCCCGTTCCAGCCGCGGTAATGCGATTTGAGCGCAGGGTGCGTCCAATCGACCCCGGTGTCTTGCCCTGCGACGACCACGCCGGCGCCGTTGACCTTTAGCTCGTTCCACACGCGCGGCGCGCCCGTGGCCGTGATGTTCGAGCCGACGGCGGCGATGGCCTCTTCCTCCGCGGCGGGATCGCTGGGGACGCGCTGCAGCGGGATCGATTTATCGACGATGATGCGCTCCACGTCGTCGCGCGCGGCGAGCTTGCGGATCAAGCCGGGGCTCGCGTCGTTCACGAGCACCGCGTTGACGATGAAGAAGGGCTGCACGTTCGCGCCTTGCCGATCGAGCCACGCGAGCAACGACTTTTGCGACGCCTTGGCGTGCTCGCGGAGGCGCGTGTGGACGAACACGCCGCGCTCTTCGTTCGATGCAGCCCGCGCCGCCGGCGAGAGATCCGCGGCGCCGCCCTTCAAATAGACGAGGACCGACGTGGGCGCGCGGCCCTCGAGCATGGCGGAGCTGACGCCGTCACCGAGGTCCGCGCGGGCTTCGTCTGAGGACGGGTCGGATGAGGAGCTGCATCCGCTAAAACCTACGACGATGGAGACAACGGTTACACCGAGGCCGAGTCGTTTCATGGTTACCCTCCAATGGGAGGGGCCATTGTGGTGAGTGGGCTCTGCTTGTCAATCGAAGCACTTGCCTCAGCCGATACGAATTCCCCATCACGAAAAACCAAATAC contains these protein-coding regions:
- a CDS encoding S8 family serine peptidase, translating into MKRLGLGVTVVSIVVGFSGCSSSSDPSSDEARADLGDGVSSAMLEGRAPTSVLVYLKGGAADLSPAARAASNEERGVFVHTRLREHAKASQKSLLAWLDRQGANVQPFFIVNAVLVNDASPGLIRKLAARDDVERIIVDKSIPLQRVPSDPAAEEEAIAAVGSNITATGAPRVWNELKVNGAGVVVAGQDTGVDWTHPALKSHYRGWNGTTADHRYSWHDAIRSGASGNRCGFNLSAPCDDNDHGTHTVGTIVGDDGAGNQIGMAPGAKWIACRNMDAGNGKPSTYIECSQWFLAPYPQGADPSTGDPSKRPDVINNSWGCPSSEGCTGRDLVPVVQALTAAGVLFVASAGNSGSGCNSISDQPATISPETLSVGAYSHTNNTIAAFSSRGPSTLDKKVGPDVAAPGVSIRSSVPGGGYSSFFSGTSMAGPHVVGEVALLISANPSLRGNIAELTRIVTTTATPKTTSQTCGGVSGSTIPNNTWGYGIINAYKAVSSKL